From Drosophila suzukii chromosome 2R, CBGP_Dsuzu_IsoJpt1.0, whole genome shotgun sequence, a single genomic window includes:
- the SERCA gene encoding calcium-transporting ATPase sarcoplasmic/endoplasmic reticulum type isoform X1 translates to MEDGHSKTVEQSLNFFGTDAERGLTIDQIKTNQKKYGLNELPTEEGKSIWQLVLEQFDDLLVKILLLAAIISFVLALFEEHEETFTAFVEPLVILLILIANAVVGVWQERNAESAIEALKEYEPEMGKVVRQDKSGIQKVRAKEIVPGDLVEVSVGDKIPADIRITHIYSTTLRIDQSILTGESVSVIKHTDAIPDPRAVNQDKKNILFSGTNVAAGKARGVVIGTGLSTAIGKIRTEMSETEEIKTPLQQKLDEFGEQLSKVISVICVAVWAINIGHFNDPAHGGSWIKGAIYYFKIAVALAVAAIPEGLPAVITTCLALGTRRMAKKNAIVRSLPSVETLGCTSVICSDKTGTLTTNQMSVSRMFIFEKVEGSDSSFLEFEMTGSTYEPIGEVFLGGQRVKAADYDALQELSTICIMCNDSAIDYNEFKQAFEKVGEATETALIVLAEKLNSFSVNKSGLDRRSAAIACRGEIETKWKKEFTLEFSRDRKSMSSYCTPLKASRLGTGPKLFVKGAPEGVLERCTHARVGTSKVPLTSALKAKILALTGQYGTGRDTLRCLALAVADSPMKPDEMDLGDSTKFYQYEVNLTFVGVVGMLDPPRKEVFDSIVRCRAAGIRVIVITGDNKATAEAICRRIGVFTEDEDTTGKSYSGREFDDLSPTEQKAAVARSRLFSRVEPQHKSKIVEFLQGMNEISAMTGDGVNDAPALKKAEIGIAMGSGTAVAKSAAEMVLADDNFSSIVSAVEEGRAIYNNMKQFIRYLISSNIGEVVSIFLTAALGLPEALIPVQLLWVNLVTDGLPATALGFNPPDLDIMEKPPRKADEGLISGWLFFRYMAIGFYVGAATVGAAAWWFVFSDEGPKLTYWQLTHHLACLGGGDEFKGVDCKIFSDPHAMTMALSVLVTIEMLNAMNSLSENQSLITMPPWCNLWLIGSMALSFTLHFVILYVDVLSTVFQVTPLSAEEWITVMKFSIPVVLLDETLKFVARKIADGESPIYKMHGIVLMWAVFFGLLYAMML, encoded by the exons ATGGAAGACGGTCACTCGAAAACCGTCGAACAGTCTCTCAACTTCTTCGGAACGGACGCAGAGCGCGGCTTAACCATCGACCAGATCAAAACGAACCAGAAGAAATATGGACTCAACG AGTTGCCGACCGAGGAAG GAAAGAGCATCTGGCAGCTGGTCTTGGAGCAGTTCGACGATCTGCTTGTGAAGATTCTGCTGTTGGCAGCCATCATCTCATTT GTTCTCGCCCTGTTTGAGGAACACGAGGAAACGTTCACTGCATTTGTAGAGCCCCTAGTTATTTTACTTATCCTGATAGCCAACGCCGTGGTGGGAGTATGGCAGGAGCGTAACGCCGAGTCGGCCATCGAGGCCCTCAAGGAGTACGAGCCCGAGATGGGCAAGGTGGTGCGCCAGGACAAGTCCGGCATCCAGAAGGTGCGCGCGAAAGAGATCGTGCCCGGTGATCTGGTTGAGGTGTCTGTCGGTGACAAGATCCCCGCCGATATCCGCATCACCCACATCTACTCTACCACGCTCAGGATCGATCAGTCCATCCTCACCGGTGAGTCGGTCTCCGTCATCAAGCACACCGACGCCATCCCCGACCCCCGCGCCGTCAACCAGGACAAGAAGAACATCCTGTTCTCCGGCACCAACGTTGCCGCCGGCAAGGCCCGCGGCGTCGTCATCGGCACTGGCCTGAGCACCGCCATCGGCAAGATCCGTACCGAGATGTCCGAGACTGAGGAGATCAAGACTCCTCTGCAGCAGAAGCTGGACGAGTTCGGTGAGCAGCTGTCCAAGGTCATCTCCGTCATTTGCGTGGCCGTCTGGGCCATCAACATTGGCCACTTCAACGACCCCGCCCACGGTGGCTCCTGGATCAAGGGTGCCATCTATTACTTCAAGATCGCCGTCGCTCTGGCCGTGGCCGCTATCCCCGAGGGTCTGCCCGCCGTCATCACCACCTGTCTGGCTCTGGGCACCCGCCGCATGGCCAAGAAGAACGCCATTGTCCGCTCCCTGCCCTCCGTGGAGACCCTGGGCTGCACCTCCGTCATCTGCTCCGATAAGACCGGCACACTCACCACCAACCAGATGTCCGTCTCGCGCATGTTCATCTTCGAGAAGGTCGAGGGTAGCGACAGCAGCTTCCTGGAATTCGAAATGACCGGCTCCACCTACGAACCCATCGGTGAGGTCTTCCTGGGCGGCCAGCGCGTTAAGGCTGCCGATTACGATGCCCTGCAGGAACTGTCCACCATCTGCATCATGTGCAACGACTCCGCCATTGATTACAATGAGTTCAAGCAGGCCTTCGAGAAGGTCGGTGAGGCTACCGAGACCGCCCTGATTGTCCTGGCCGAGAAACTGAACAGCTTCAGCGTGAACAAGTCTGGCTTGGACCGCCGCTCTGCTGCCATCGCCTGCCGCGGTGAGATCGAGACCAAGTGGAAGAAGGAATTCACCCTGGAGTTCTCTCGCGATCGTAAATCCATGTCCTCTTACTGCACCCCCCTGAAGGCCTCCCGCCTGGGCACTGGCCCCAAACTGTTCGTGAAGGGTGCCCCCGAGGGAGTCCTGGAGCGCTGCACACACGCCCGCGTTGGCACCAGCAAGGTTCCTCTGACCTCGGCCCTGAAGGCCAAGATCCTCGCCCTGACCGGCCAATACGGTACTGGACGCGACACCCTTCGTTGCCTGGCTCTGGCCGTTGCCGATAGCCCAATGAAGCCCGATGAGATGGACCTCGGCGATTCCACCAAGTTCTACCAGTATGAGGTTAACCTTACCTTTGTCGGTGTCGTGGGCATGTTGGATCCCCCCCGTAAGGAAGTTTTCGATTCCATTGTGCGCTGCCGTGCTGCCGGTATTCGCGTTATTGTGATTACTGGTGACAACAAGGCCACTGCCGAGGCTATCTGCCGCAGGATCGGTGTGTTCACCGAGGATGAGGACACCACTGGCAAGTCCTACTCTGGTCGTGAATTCGACGATCTCTCCCCCACCGAACAGAAGGCTGCCGTCGCCCGTTCCCGCCTCTTCTCCCGTGTGGAGCCCCAGCACAAATCTAAGATTGTTGAGTTCCTGCAGGGCATGAACGAGATCTCTGCCATGACTGGTGATGGTGTGAACGACGCCCCTGCCCTGAAGAAGGCCGAGATTGGTATTGCCATGGGCTCCGGTACCGCTGTTGCCAAGTCTGCCGCCGAGATGGTGTTGGCTGATGACAACTTCTCCTCCATCGTGTCCGCCGTTGAAGAAGGTCGCGCTATTTACAACAACATGAAGCAGTTCATCCGCTACCTCATCTCCTCGAACATTGGTGAGGTCGTCTCTATCTTCCTTACTGCTGCCCTTGGTCTGCCCGAGGCTCTGATTCCCGTCCAGCTGCTCTGGGTCAACCTG GTTACTGATGGTCTCCCAGCCACCGCTCTTGGCTTCAACCCCCCTGATCTGGATATCATGGAGAAGCCCCCCAGGAAGGCCGATGAGGGTCTCATTTCCGGATGGTTGTTCTTCCG ttaCATGGCTATTGGCTTCTACGTCGGCGCTGCTACCGTCGGTGCCGCCGCCTGGTGGTTCGTGTTCTCCGACGAGGGACCCAAACTGACCTACTGGCAGCTGACTCACCATCTGGCCTGCTTGGGCGGTGGTGACGAGTTCAAGGGCGTTGACTGCAAGATCTTCAGCGACCCCCATGCGATGACCATGGCTCTGTCCGTGCTGGTGACAATCGAAATGTTGAACGCAATGAACAG CTTGTCTGAGAATCAGTCCCTGATTACCATGCCTCCATGGTGCAACCTGTGGCTGATTGGATCAATGGCACTCTCCTTCACTCTTCACTTTGTTATTCTTTACGTCGATGTCCTCTCC ACCGTCTTCCAAGTGACACCGTTGTCTGCAGAGGAATGGATAACTGTGATGAAATTCTCAATTCCTGTAGTTTTATTAGATGAGACATTGAAGTTTGTTGCTAGAAAAATCGCAGATGGTGAGAGTCCTATATATAAGATGCATGGGATTGTGTTAATGTGGGCTGTCTTCTTTGGCCTGCTGTACGCTATGATGCTTTAA
- the SERCA gene encoding calcium-transporting ATPase sarcoplasmic/endoplasmic reticulum type isoform X2 codes for MEDGHSKTVEQSLNFFGTDAERGLTIDQIKTNQKKYGLNELPTEEGKSIWQLVLEQFDDLLVKILLLAAIISFVLALFEEHEETFTAFVEPLVILLILIANAVVGVWQERNAESAIEALKEYEPEMGKVVRQDKSGIQKVRAKEIVPGDLVEVSVGDKIPADIRITHIYSTTLRIDQSILTGESVSVIKHTDAIPDPRAVNQDKKNILFSGTNVAAGKARGVVIGTGLSTAIGKIRTEMSETEEIKTPLQQKLDEFGEQLSKVISVICVAVWAINIGHFNDPAHGGSWIKGAIYYFKIAVALAVAAIPEGLPAVITTCLALGTRRMAKKNAIVRSLPSVETLGCTSVICSDKTGTLTTNQMSVSRMFIFEKVEGSDSSFLEFEMTGSTYEPIGEVFLGGQRVKAADYDALQELSTICIMCNDSAIDYNEFKQAFEKVGEATETALIVLAEKLNSFSVNKSGLDRRSAAIACRGEIETKWKKEFTLEFSRDRKSMSSYCTPLKASRLGTGPKLFVKGAPEGVLERCTHARVGTSKVPLTSALKAKILALTGQYGTGRDTLRCLALAVADSPMKPDEMDLGDSTKFYQYEVNLTFVGVVGMLDPPRKEVFDSIVRCRAAGIRVIVITGDNKATAEAICRRIGVFTEDEDTTGKSYSGREFDDLSPTEQKAAVARSRLFSRVEPQHKSKIVEFLQGMNEISAMTGDGVNDAPALKKAEIGIAMGSGTAVAKSAAEMVLADDNFSSIVSAVEEGRAIYNNMKQFIRYLISSNIGEVVSIFLTAALGLPEALIPVQLLWVNLVTDGLPATALGFNPPDLDIMEKPPRKADEGLISGWLFFRYMAIGFYVGAATVGAAAWWFVFSDEGPKLTYWQLTHHLACLGGGDEFKGVDCKIFSDPHAMTMALSVLVTIEMLNAMNSLSENQSLITMPPWCNLWLIGSMALSFTLHFVILYVDVLSTVFQVTPLSAEEWITVMKFSIPVVLLDETLKFVARKIADVPDVVVDRM; via the exons ATGGAAGACGGTCACTCGAAAACCGTCGAACAGTCTCTCAACTTCTTCGGAACGGACGCAGAGCGCGGCTTAACCATCGACCAGATCAAAACGAACCAGAAGAAATATGGACTCAACG AGTTGCCGACCGAGGAAG GAAAGAGCATCTGGCAGCTGGTCTTGGAGCAGTTCGACGATCTGCTTGTGAAGATTCTGCTGTTGGCAGCCATCATCTCATTT GTTCTCGCCCTGTTTGAGGAACACGAGGAAACGTTCACTGCATTTGTAGAGCCCCTAGTTATTTTACTTATCCTGATAGCCAACGCCGTGGTGGGAGTATGGCAGGAGCGTAACGCCGAGTCGGCCATCGAGGCCCTCAAGGAGTACGAGCCCGAGATGGGCAAGGTGGTGCGCCAGGACAAGTCCGGCATCCAGAAGGTGCGCGCGAAAGAGATCGTGCCCGGTGATCTGGTTGAGGTGTCTGTCGGTGACAAGATCCCCGCCGATATCCGCATCACCCACATCTACTCTACCACGCTCAGGATCGATCAGTCCATCCTCACCGGTGAGTCGGTCTCCGTCATCAAGCACACCGACGCCATCCCCGACCCCCGCGCCGTCAACCAGGACAAGAAGAACATCCTGTTCTCCGGCACCAACGTTGCCGCCGGCAAGGCCCGCGGCGTCGTCATCGGCACTGGCCTGAGCACCGCCATCGGCAAGATCCGTACCGAGATGTCCGAGACTGAGGAGATCAAGACTCCTCTGCAGCAGAAGCTGGACGAGTTCGGTGAGCAGCTGTCCAAGGTCATCTCCGTCATTTGCGTGGCCGTCTGGGCCATCAACATTGGCCACTTCAACGACCCCGCCCACGGTGGCTCCTGGATCAAGGGTGCCATCTATTACTTCAAGATCGCCGTCGCTCTGGCCGTGGCCGCTATCCCCGAGGGTCTGCCCGCCGTCATCACCACCTGTCTGGCTCTGGGCACCCGCCGCATGGCCAAGAAGAACGCCATTGTCCGCTCCCTGCCCTCCGTGGAGACCCTGGGCTGCACCTCCGTCATCTGCTCCGATAAGACCGGCACACTCACCACCAACCAGATGTCCGTCTCGCGCATGTTCATCTTCGAGAAGGTCGAGGGTAGCGACAGCAGCTTCCTGGAATTCGAAATGACCGGCTCCACCTACGAACCCATCGGTGAGGTCTTCCTGGGCGGCCAGCGCGTTAAGGCTGCCGATTACGATGCCCTGCAGGAACTGTCCACCATCTGCATCATGTGCAACGACTCCGCCATTGATTACAATGAGTTCAAGCAGGCCTTCGAGAAGGTCGGTGAGGCTACCGAGACCGCCCTGATTGTCCTGGCCGAGAAACTGAACAGCTTCAGCGTGAACAAGTCTGGCTTGGACCGCCGCTCTGCTGCCATCGCCTGCCGCGGTGAGATCGAGACCAAGTGGAAGAAGGAATTCACCCTGGAGTTCTCTCGCGATCGTAAATCCATGTCCTCTTACTGCACCCCCCTGAAGGCCTCCCGCCTGGGCACTGGCCCCAAACTGTTCGTGAAGGGTGCCCCCGAGGGAGTCCTGGAGCGCTGCACACACGCCCGCGTTGGCACCAGCAAGGTTCCTCTGACCTCGGCCCTGAAGGCCAAGATCCTCGCCCTGACCGGCCAATACGGTACTGGACGCGACACCCTTCGTTGCCTGGCTCTGGCCGTTGCCGATAGCCCAATGAAGCCCGATGAGATGGACCTCGGCGATTCCACCAAGTTCTACCAGTATGAGGTTAACCTTACCTTTGTCGGTGTCGTGGGCATGTTGGATCCCCCCCGTAAGGAAGTTTTCGATTCCATTGTGCGCTGCCGTGCTGCCGGTATTCGCGTTATTGTGATTACTGGTGACAACAAGGCCACTGCCGAGGCTATCTGCCGCAGGATCGGTGTGTTCACCGAGGATGAGGACACCACTGGCAAGTCCTACTCTGGTCGTGAATTCGACGATCTCTCCCCCACCGAACAGAAGGCTGCCGTCGCCCGTTCCCGCCTCTTCTCCCGTGTGGAGCCCCAGCACAAATCTAAGATTGTTGAGTTCCTGCAGGGCATGAACGAGATCTCTGCCATGACTGGTGATGGTGTGAACGACGCCCCTGCCCTGAAGAAGGCCGAGATTGGTATTGCCATGGGCTCCGGTACCGCTGTTGCCAAGTCTGCCGCCGAGATGGTGTTGGCTGATGACAACTTCTCCTCCATCGTGTCCGCCGTTGAAGAAGGTCGCGCTATTTACAACAACATGAAGCAGTTCATCCGCTACCTCATCTCCTCGAACATTGGTGAGGTCGTCTCTATCTTCCTTACTGCTGCCCTTGGTCTGCCCGAGGCTCTGATTCCCGTCCAGCTGCTCTGGGTCAACCTG GTTACTGATGGTCTCCCAGCCACCGCTCTTGGCTTCAACCCCCCTGATCTGGATATCATGGAGAAGCCCCCCAGGAAGGCCGATGAGGGTCTCATTTCCGGATGGTTGTTCTTCCG ttaCATGGCTATTGGCTTCTACGTCGGCGCTGCTACCGTCGGTGCCGCCGCCTGGTGGTTCGTGTTCTCCGACGAGGGACCCAAACTGACCTACTGGCAGCTGACTCACCATCTGGCCTGCTTGGGCGGTGGTGACGAGTTCAAGGGCGTTGACTGCAAGATCTTCAGCGACCCCCATGCGATGACCATGGCTCTGTCCGTGCTGGTGACAATCGAAATGTTGAACGCAATGAACAG CTTGTCTGAGAATCAGTCCCTGATTACCATGCCTCCATGGTGCAACCTGTGGCTGATTGGATCAATGGCACTCTCCTTCACTCTTCACTTTGTTATTCTTTACGTCGATGTCCTCTCC ACCGTCTTCCAAGTGACACCGTTGTCTGCAGAGGAATGGATAACTGTGATGAAATTCTCAATTCCTGTAGTTTTATTAGATGAGACATTGAAGTTTGTTGCTAGAAAAATCGCAGATG ttcCTGACGTCGTCGTCGACAGGATGTAA
- the SERCA gene encoding calcium-transporting ATPase sarcoplasmic/endoplasmic reticulum type isoform X3, with the protein MEDGHSKTVEQSLNFFGTDAERGLTIDQIKTNQKKYGLNELPTEEGKSIWQLVLEQFDDLLVKILLLAAIISFVLALFEEHEETFTAFVEPLVILLILIANAVVGVWQERNAESAIEALKEYEPEMGKVVRQDKSGIQKVRAKEIVPGDLVEVSVGDKIPADIRITHIYSTTLRIDQSILTGESVSVIKHTDAIPDPRAVNQDKKNILFSGTNVAAGKARGVVIGTGLSTAIGKIRTEMSETEEIKTPLQQKLDEFGEQLSKVISVICVAVWAINIGHFNDPAHGGSWIKGAIYYFKIAVALAVAAIPEGLPAVITTCLALGTRRMAKKNAIVRSLPSVETLGCTSVICSDKTGTLTTNQMSVSRMFIFEKVEGSDSSFLEFEMTGSTYEPIGEVFLGGQRVKAADYDALQELSTICIMCNDSAIDYNEFKQAFEKVGEATETALIVLAEKLNSFSVNKSGLDRRSAAIACRGEIETKWKKEFTLEFSRDRKSMSSYCTPLKASRLGTGPKLFVKGAPEGVLERCTHARVGTSKVPLTSALKAKILALTGQYGTGRDTLRCLALAVADSPMKPDEMDLGDSTKFYQYEVNLTFVGVVGMLDPPRKEVFDSIVRCRAAGIRVIVITGDNKATAEAICRRIGVFTEDEDTTGKSYSGREFDDLSPTEQKAAVARSRLFSRVEPQHKSKIVEFLQGMNEISAMTGDGVNDAPALKKAEIGIAMGSGTAVAKSAAEMVLADDNFSSIVSAVEEGRAIYNNMKQFIRYLISSNIGEVVSIFLTAALGLPEALIPVQLLWVNLVTDGLPATALGFNPPDLDIMEKPPRKADEGLISGWLFFRYMAIGFYVGAATVGAAAWWFVFSDEGPKLTYWQLTHHLACLGGGDEFKGVDCKIFSDPHAMTMALSVLVTIEMLNAMNSLSENQSLITMPPWCNLWLIGSMALSFTLHFVILYVDVLSTVFQVTPLSAEEWITVMKFSIPVVLLDETLKFVARKIADVNPRFH; encoded by the exons ATGGAAGACGGTCACTCGAAAACCGTCGAACAGTCTCTCAACTTCTTCGGAACGGACGCAGAGCGCGGCTTAACCATCGACCAGATCAAAACGAACCAGAAGAAATATGGACTCAACG AGTTGCCGACCGAGGAAG GAAAGAGCATCTGGCAGCTGGTCTTGGAGCAGTTCGACGATCTGCTTGTGAAGATTCTGCTGTTGGCAGCCATCATCTCATTT GTTCTCGCCCTGTTTGAGGAACACGAGGAAACGTTCACTGCATTTGTAGAGCCCCTAGTTATTTTACTTATCCTGATAGCCAACGCCGTGGTGGGAGTATGGCAGGAGCGTAACGCCGAGTCGGCCATCGAGGCCCTCAAGGAGTACGAGCCCGAGATGGGCAAGGTGGTGCGCCAGGACAAGTCCGGCATCCAGAAGGTGCGCGCGAAAGAGATCGTGCCCGGTGATCTGGTTGAGGTGTCTGTCGGTGACAAGATCCCCGCCGATATCCGCATCACCCACATCTACTCTACCACGCTCAGGATCGATCAGTCCATCCTCACCGGTGAGTCGGTCTCCGTCATCAAGCACACCGACGCCATCCCCGACCCCCGCGCCGTCAACCAGGACAAGAAGAACATCCTGTTCTCCGGCACCAACGTTGCCGCCGGCAAGGCCCGCGGCGTCGTCATCGGCACTGGCCTGAGCACCGCCATCGGCAAGATCCGTACCGAGATGTCCGAGACTGAGGAGATCAAGACTCCTCTGCAGCAGAAGCTGGACGAGTTCGGTGAGCAGCTGTCCAAGGTCATCTCCGTCATTTGCGTGGCCGTCTGGGCCATCAACATTGGCCACTTCAACGACCCCGCCCACGGTGGCTCCTGGATCAAGGGTGCCATCTATTACTTCAAGATCGCCGTCGCTCTGGCCGTGGCCGCTATCCCCGAGGGTCTGCCCGCCGTCATCACCACCTGTCTGGCTCTGGGCACCCGCCGCATGGCCAAGAAGAACGCCATTGTCCGCTCCCTGCCCTCCGTGGAGACCCTGGGCTGCACCTCCGTCATCTGCTCCGATAAGACCGGCACACTCACCACCAACCAGATGTCCGTCTCGCGCATGTTCATCTTCGAGAAGGTCGAGGGTAGCGACAGCAGCTTCCTGGAATTCGAAATGACCGGCTCCACCTACGAACCCATCGGTGAGGTCTTCCTGGGCGGCCAGCGCGTTAAGGCTGCCGATTACGATGCCCTGCAGGAACTGTCCACCATCTGCATCATGTGCAACGACTCCGCCATTGATTACAATGAGTTCAAGCAGGCCTTCGAGAAGGTCGGTGAGGCTACCGAGACCGCCCTGATTGTCCTGGCCGAGAAACTGAACAGCTTCAGCGTGAACAAGTCTGGCTTGGACCGCCGCTCTGCTGCCATCGCCTGCCGCGGTGAGATCGAGACCAAGTGGAAGAAGGAATTCACCCTGGAGTTCTCTCGCGATCGTAAATCCATGTCCTCTTACTGCACCCCCCTGAAGGCCTCCCGCCTGGGCACTGGCCCCAAACTGTTCGTGAAGGGTGCCCCCGAGGGAGTCCTGGAGCGCTGCACACACGCCCGCGTTGGCACCAGCAAGGTTCCTCTGACCTCGGCCCTGAAGGCCAAGATCCTCGCCCTGACCGGCCAATACGGTACTGGACGCGACACCCTTCGTTGCCTGGCTCTGGCCGTTGCCGATAGCCCAATGAAGCCCGATGAGATGGACCTCGGCGATTCCACCAAGTTCTACCAGTATGAGGTTAACCTTACCTTTGTCGGTGTCGTGGGCATGTTGGATCCCCCCCGTAAGGAAGTTTTCGATTCCATTGTGCGCTGCCGTGCTGCCGGTATTCGCGTTATTGTGATTACTGGTGACAACAAGGCCACTGCCGAGGCTATCTGCCGCAGGATCGGTGTGTTCACCGAGGATGAGGACACCACTGGCAAGTCCTACTCTGGTCGTGAATTCGACGATCTCTCCCCCACCGAACAGAAGGCTGCCGTCGCCCGTTCCCGCCTCTTCTCCCGTGTGGAGCCCCAGCACAAATCTAAGATTGTTGAGTTCCTGCAGGGCATGAACGAGATCTCTGCCATGACTGGTGATGGTGTGAACGACGCCCCTGCCCTGAAGAAGGCCGAGATTGGTATTGCCATGGGCTCCGGTACCGCTGTTGCCAAGTCTGCCGCCGAGATGGTGTTGGCTGATGACAACTTCTCCTCCATCGTGTCCGCCGTTGAAGAAGGTCGCGCTATTTACAACAACATGAAGCAGTTCATCCGCTACCTCATCTCCTCGAACATTGGTGAGGTCGTCTCTATCTTCCTTACTGCTGCCCTTGGTCTGCCCGAGGCTCTGATTCCCGTCCAGCTGCTCTGGGTCAACCTG GTTACTGATGGTCTCCCAGCCACCGCTCTTGGCTTCAACCCCCCTGATCTGGATATCATGGAGAAGCCCCCCAGGAAGGCCGATGAGGGTCTCATTTCCGGATGGTTGTTCTTCCG ttaCATGGCTATTGGCTTCTACGTCGGCGCTGCTACCGTCGGTGCCGCCGCCTGGTGGTTCGTGTTCTCCGACGAGGGACCCAAACTGACCTACTGGCAGCTGACTCACCATCTGGCCTGCTTGGGCGGTGGTGACGAGTTCAAGGGCGTTGACTGCAAGATCTTCAGCGACCCCCATGCGATGACCATGGCTCTGTCCGTGCTGGTGACAATCGAAATGTTGAACGCAATGAACAG CTTGTCTGAGAATCAGTCCCTGATTACCATGCCTCCATGGTGCAACCTGTGGCTGATTGGATCAATGGCACTCTCCTTCACTCTTCACTTTGTTATTCTTTACGTCGATGTCCTCTCC ACCGTCTTCCAAGTGACACCGTTGTCTGCAGAGGAATGGATAACTGTGATGAAATTCTCAATTCCTGTAGTTTTATTAGATGAGACATTGAAGTTTGTTGCTAGAAAAATCGCAGATG TCAACCCCAGATTTCATTAA